One stretch of Nicotiana tabacum cultivar K326 chromosome 18, ASM71507v2, whole genome shotgun sequence DNA includes these proteins:
- the LOC107812495 gene encoding uncharacterized protein LOC107812495 isoform X2 produces MDISELTQFQRAQMEAILGSDSSVHFETFISDLMSSSSEAELMLDMIKQENSNLLAVKLANLLDSPHITDDSRAKCAIVLQNLFFGDDGYGWRNLSLSTRSSVQCILLNRIKIEESKSIIQNLYITLCVSLQDNKESEVRSLFNQYYDSSIYIKVIEPALSLVSQCAKQGEDLSSAPWIKDILLGALNGCSDMRLRMAALRAAIDIIQCLPSSNDKDWYQGLLPALLGTLTEALNKGEEVTAREALEHFVEFAENEPRFLRMQLVEVVATMFEIAENESLEKETRHLTIKFLITLVEAKKEAPGMMKKLPLFTSNCFAMLLKLLQDVEDEPPWNNIHKVAFWEYGNIMVGICYFDRLSRALGAKTIAPVAKEQLSACLAAPDWEKRHAALLALAVISECCPKVMLTSMEELVLNCFLNMVLNCFHDPHPRVRWAAIRAIALFSTFFCPQLQEQFHDQVLPTLAAAMADFQNPIIQNDKQMVQDAASMVFTGIAKLSKEYCRINYDTVMQYLKTAMANRNFNVLGRARAIYSISYLGFAVGKEKFRDDAKQVMEVLLSLLGSQLKADDRSNVYLFLAGARIFLCMGKEFLPYMRVAIPFMIQLAQVELDITIYDHSYSGLYGLDYDR; encoded by the exons ATGGATATTAGCGAGTTGACTCAGTTCCAGAGGGCCCAGATGGAGGCGATTCTTGGGTCTGACTCTAGTGTTCATTTTGAAACCTTTATCTCGGATCTCATGTCGAGCTCCTCTGAGGCTGAGTTAATGTTGGACATGATCAAGCAGGAGAATTCTAACTTGCTTGCTGTTAAGCTTGCTAACCTTCTTGACTCTCCCCATATCACTGATGATTCACGCGCTAAGTGTGCTATCGTCCTCCAAAATTTGTTTTTTGGGGATGATGGATATGGTTGGCGCAATCTAAGTCTATCGACTCGGTCCAGTGTGCAATGTATCCTTCTGAACCGTATCAAGATTGAAGAATCAAAATCCATTATCCAGAACCTTTATATTACGCTTTGTGTAAGCCTCCAAGATAACAAGGAGTCTGAAGTACGTAGCTTGTTCAACCAATATTATGACAGCTCCATTTATATCAAGGTAATAGAGCCCGCTTTGTCATTAGTTTCCCAGTGCGCCAAACAAGGAGAGGACTTATCATCAGCCCCTTGGATCAAGGATATATTACTAGGTGCACTGAATGGTTGCAGTGATATGAGATTGAGGATGGCTGCCCTGAGGGCAGCGATCGACATCATTCAGTGCCTCCCGAGTTCAAACGATAAAGACTGGTATCAGGGTTTATTGCCAGCTTTGTTGGGGACCTTGACAGAAGCATTGAACAAAGGTGAGGAGGTTACTGCCAGGGAAGCGCTGGAACATTTTGTTGAGTTTGCTGAGAATGAACCTAGGTTCTTAAGGATGCAACTAGTAGAAGTGGTGGCTACCATGTTTGAGATAGCAGAGAATGAGAGTTTGGAAAAGGAGACGAGGCACTTGACGATTAAGTTTCTGATAACTTTGGTTGAGGCGAAAAAGGAAGCTCCCGGCATGATGAAGAAATTACCATTATTTACTAGCAACTGTTTTGCTATGTTATTGAAGTTGTTACAAGATGTTGAGGACGAACCACCTTGGAACAATATCCACAAGGTTGCATTTTGGGAATATGGTAACATTATGGTTGGGATCTGCTATTTCGATCGCCTATCTCGTGCATTAGGTGCTAAGACTATTGCTCCTGTTGCTAAAGAGCAGCTCTCTGCTTGCTTGGCTGCCCCCGACTGGGAGAAACGCCATGCAGCACTTCTTGCACTTGCTGTTATTTCTGAATGTTGCCCGAAG GTGATGCTTACGAGTATGGAGGAACTGGTTCTGAATTGTTTCCTGAACATGGTTCTGAATTGTTTCCATGATCCTCACCCTCGAGTAAGATGGGCCGCTATTAGGGCAATTGCCTTGTTTTCGACCTTCTTCTGTCCACAGCTGCAAGAACAATTCCATGATCAAGTATTACCTACATTAGCTGCAGCTATGGCAGATTTTCAAAATCCAATAATACAG AATGACAAACAAATGGTCCAAGATGCAGCATCAATGGTGTTTACTGGTATAGCTAAATTGTCTAAG GAATACTGCAGAATAAACTATGACACTGTTATGCAGTACTTAAAAACCGCCATGGCAAACAGAAACTTTAATGTATTAGGTCGGGCCAGAGCAATATACTCCATAAGCTATCTTGGGTTCGCTGTTGGCAAAGAGAAATTCAGAGATGACGCAAAACAG GTAATGGAAGTACTTCTGTCATTACTAGGATCACAACTGAAGGCAGACGATCGCAGTAATGTTTATCTATTCTTG GCAGGAGCCAGAATTTTCTTATGCATGGGGAAGGAATTTCTTCCTTACATGAGGGTAGCCATCCCTTTTATGATTCAACTTGCTCAAGTTGAACTTGATATAACCATCTATGATCATTCATACTCTGGATTATATGGATTAGATTACGATAGGTAA
- the LOC107812495 gene encoding uncharacterized protein LOC107812495 isoform X1, translated as MDISELTQFQRAQMEAILGSDSSVHFETFISDLMSSSSEAELMLDMIKQENSNLLAVKLANLLDSPHITDDSRAKCAIVLQNLFFGDDGYGWRNLSLSTRSSVQCILLNRIKIEESKSIIQNLYITLCVSLQDNKESEVRSLFNQYYDSSIYIKVIEPALSLVSQCAKQGEDLSSAPWIKDILLGALNGCSDMRLRMAALRAAIDIIQCLPSSNDKDWYQGLLPALLGTLTEALNKGEEVTAREALEHFVEFAENEPRFLRMQLVEVVATMFEIAENESLEKETRHLTIKFLITLVEAKKEAPGMMKKLPLFTSNCFAMLLKLLQDVEDEPPWNNIHKVAFWEYGNIMVGICYFDRLSRALGAKTIAPVAKEQLSACLAAPDWEKRHAALLALAVISECCPKVMLTSMEELVLNCFLNMVLNCFHDPHPRVRWAAIRAIALFSTFFCPQLQEQFHDQVLPTLAAAMADFQNPIIQVQASVAFYRFYTSSKPETLIPFFDGMINNLSVFQQNDKQMVQDAASMVFTGIAKLSKEYCRINYDTVMQYLKTAMANRNFNVLGRARAIYSISYLGFAVGKEKFRDDAKQVMEVLLSLLGSQLKADDRSNVYLFLAGARIFLCMGKEFLPYMRVAIPFMIQLAQVELDITIYDHSYSGLYGLDYDR; from the exons ATGGATATTAGCGAGTTGACTCAGTTCCAGAGGGCCCAGATGGAGGCGATTCTTGGGTCTGACTCTAGTGTTCATTTTGAAACCTTTATCTCGGATCTCATGTCGAGCTCCTCTGAGGCTGAGTTAATGTTGGACATGATCAAGCAGGAGAATTCTAACTTGCTTGCTGTTAAGCTTGCTAACCTTCTTGACTCTCCCCATATCACTGATGATTCACGCGCTAAGTGTGCTATCGTCCTCCAAAATTTGTTTTTTGGGGATGATGGATATGGTTGGCGCAATCTAAGTCTATCGACTCGGTCCAGTGTGCAATGTATCCTTCTGAACCGTATCAAGATTGAAGAATCAAAATCCATTATCCAGAACCTTTATATTACGCTTTGTGTAAGCCTCCAAGATAACAAGGAGTCTGAAGTACGTAGCTTGTTCAACCAATATTATGACAGCTCCATTTATATCAAGGTAATAGAGCCCGCTTTGTCATTAGTTTCCCAGTGCGCCAAACAAGGAGAGGACTTATCATCAGCCCCTTGGATCAAGGATATATTACTAGGTGCACTGAATGGTTGCAGTGATATGAGATTGAGGATGGCTGCCCTGAGGGCAGCGATCGACATCATTCAGTGCCTCCCGAGTTCAAACGATAAAGACTGGTATCAGGGTTTATTGCCAGCTTTGTTGGGGACCTTGACAGAAGCATTGAACAAAGGTGAGGAGGTTACTGCCAGGGAAGCGCTGGAACATTTTGTTGAGTTTGCTGAGAATGAACCTAGGTTCTTAAGGATGCAACTAGTAGAAGTGGTGGCTACCATGTTTGAGATAGCAGAGAATGAGAGTTTGGAAAAGGAGACGAGGCACTTGACGATTAAGTTTCTGATAACTTTGGTTGAGGCGAAAAAGGAAGCTCCCGGCATGATGAAGAAATTACCATTATTTACTAGCAACTGTTTTGCTATGTTATTGAAGTTGTTACAAGATGTTGAGGACGAACCACCTTGGAACAATATCCACAAGGTTGCATTTTGGGAATATGGTAACATTATGGTTGGGATCTGCTATTTCGATCGCCTATCTCGTGCATTAGGTGCTAAGACTATTGCTCCTGTTGCTAAAGAGCAGCTCTCTGCTTGCTTGGCTGCCCCCGACTGGGAGAAACGCCATGCAGCACTTCTTGCACTTGCTGTTATTTCTGAATGTTGCCCGAAG GTGATGCTTACGAGTATGGAGGAACTGGTTCTGAATTGTTTCCTGAACATGGTTCTGAATTGTTTCCATGATCCTCACCCTCGAGTAAGATGGGCCGCTATTAGGGCAATTGCCTTGTTTTCGACCTTCTTCTGTCCACAGCTGCAAGAACAATTCCATGATCAAGTATTACCTACATTAGCTGCAGCTATGGCAGATTTTCAAAATCCAATAATACAG GTACAAGCCTCGGTTGCTTTCTACAGGTTCTATACATCCTCTAAGCCAGAAACTTTGATACCTTTCTTCGATGGAATGATTAACAATCTGTCTGTATTTCAACAG AATGACAAACAAATGGTCCAAGATGCAGCATCAATGGTGTTTACTGGTATAGCTAAATTGTCTAAG GAATACTGCAGAATAAACTATGACACTGTTATGCAGTACTTAAAAACCGCCATGGCAAACAGAAACTTTAATGTATTAGGTCGGGCCAGAGCAATATACTCCATAAGCTATCTTGGGTTCGCTGTTGGCAAAGAGAAATTCAGAGATGACGCAAAACAG GTAATGGAAGTACTTCTGTCATTACTAGGATCACAACTGAAGGCAGACGATCGCAGTAATGTTTATCTATTCTTG GCAGGAGCCAGAATTTTCTTATGCATGGGGAAGGAATTTCTTCCTTACATGAGGGTAGCCATCCCTTTTATGATTCAACTTGCTCAAGTTGAACTTGATATAACCATCTATGATCATTCATACTCTGGATTATATGGATTAGATTACGATAGGTAA